The window TCCTCAAGGCACACGCCGACGCCGTCGCCTACCTCAACAAGAATCCCGCCGCCGCGCGCACTGTGATCAACGCCGAGCTGGAAAAGCTGACCGGACAGAAGGTCGACCTGCGCGTGCTCCAGCGGGCGATGGTCCGCACCCGCTTCACGACGGGCCTGGACCTGGACGCCCTGAACGACTACGCCGCCCTGAACGTGGAGGCCGGGTACGCCCGGAGCGTGCCCGACCTGAGGGCTTTTATCCTGCCCGGCGCCCTGAAGAAGTGAATCCATGACGATCTCCCCCCCCCTGCAAGCCCCCCCCGCCACCCGCCGCGCCGCCCGGGGACGAATGCTGCTGTGGCAGCTCCTGGGCCTGGTGCTGCTGCTCGCCCTGTGGTGGCTGGTGACGGACGTGCTCCGGCTCTACCCGCCCTACGTCTTCCCTAGCCCCCGGGCGGTGTGGACCGAGATCAGCTACGGGCTGTGGGGCAGCGGGCCGCAGGACGGCAGGCTGCTCGCGGGCATCGGCAACAGCCTGCGGCGGGTGCTGGTCGGGTATGCCGTCGCCGTGCTGCTGGGCGGCGTGGTCGGCCTGCTGATGAGCGCGTGGCGCCCCCTGCGCGAGACGCTGGGCGCCTACCTCACCGGCGTCCAGAGCGTGCCCTCCATCGCCTTCGTGCCCTTCGCCATCCTCTTTTTCGGGCTGAACGAGCGCGCGGTGCTGTTCGTGGTCATCCTGGAGGGCTTCATTCCCATCGCGCTGGCCGTCTCCGGGGCGTTGATGAACGTGCCCCCGGCGCTGCGGGTCGCGGGGCGGACGCTGGGGGCGCGGGGGCTGGGGCTCACGACCGGGGTGCTGCTGCCCAGCGCGGTGCCCAGCATCCTGACCGGGCTGCGGACCGCCTGGAGCTTCGCCTGGCGGGCGCTGGTGGGCGGCGAACTGCTCGTGAGCGCGAGCGCCAGCCTGGGCGCCCAACTGGAGATCGGGCGCAACACCGCGAACATGGCGCTGGTGATCGCCACCATATTGATCATCGGGACCATCGGCGGGCTGTTCGACGCCCTTCTTCGCGCGCTGGAGGCCCGGGTGCGCCGCGACTACGGCCTGGAGGTGCCCCAATGAGAGGTGTACAGTGACCGCCACGATGACCCGCCCCGCCCGAACCGCCAGCACGGCCCCCCAGGGGATCAGCCTGACGCTGGACGGGGTGACCTACCGCTACGGGCGCTCGCGGACGGCGACGACCCCGGCGGGCCTGGGCCCGGTCGATCTGCGGGTGCAGCCCGGCGAGTTCCTGTGCGTGGTGGGCCCCTCGGGCAGCGGCAAGAGCACCCTACTCTCGCTGCTGGCGGGCTTCCTGCGGCCCCAGACCGGCGAGATCCGGCTGGGCGACACGCCCCTGCGCGGCCCCGACCCGCGCCTCACGCTGGTGCAGCAGGAGCCCGCCCTGTTCCCCTGGCGCACGGTGGCGGGCAACGTGGCCTTCGGCCTGGAGCGCCAGCGCCTGCCCCGCGCCGAGCGGACCGCCCGGGTGGAGGACACCCTGCGCCTCGTGGGTCTGGAGGGCTACGGCCCCCGCCGCGTTCACGAACTCTCCGGCGGGCAGCGCCAGCGGGTCAGCCTGGCCCGGGCGCTCGCCGTGCAGCCGCAGCTCCTCCTCCTCGACGAGCCCTTCAGCGCCCTCGACGACCGCACCCGCACGGTGCTGTCGGACGAGTTGCTGGGCATCTGGTGGGAGAGAAAGGTCACCGTCGTCTTCGTGACCCACAACCTGGAGGAAGCCCTGGCGCTCGGGCAGCGCGTCGTCGCCCTGCGCGGCGGCGAGGTCGTGCTGGATGGCCCCGCGCGGGAGCTGAGCGTGGGGCAGCTCCGGGAGACGCTGGAGGAGTAAGGGACCCCGGTAGGCGGGAAGGAGCCGGGGCGTTGGCCCCGGCTCCTTCCGCCGTCTGCCCCCTCAATCCCCCGCCAGCGCCCCCCGCTGCGCCTCGGCCAGCCCCACCCAGTTCACCCGGCGGCG is drawn from Deinococcus aerius and contains these coding sequences:
- a CDS encoding ABC transporter ATP-binding protein translates to MTATMTRPARTASTAPQGISLTLDGVTYRYGRSRTATTPAGLGPVDLRVQPGEFLCVVGPSGSGKSTLLSLLAGFLRPQTGEIRLGDTPLRGPDPRLTLVQQEPALFPWRTVAGNVAFGLERQRLPRAERTARVEDTLRLVGLEGYGPRRVHELSGGQRQRVSLARALAVQPQLLLLDEPFSALDDRTRTVLSDELLGIWWERKVTVVFVTHNLEEALALGQRVVALRGGEVVLDGPARELSVGQLRETLEE
- a CDS encoding ABC transporter permease — translated: MTISPPLQAPPATRRAARGRMLLWQLLGLVLLLALWWLVTDVLRLYPPYVFPSPRAVWTEISYGLWGSGPQDGRLLAGIGNSLRRVLVGYAVAVLLGGVVGLLMSAWRPLRETLGAYLTGVQSVPSIAFVPFAILFFGLNERAVLFVVILEGFIPIALAVSGALMNVPPALRVAGRTLGARGLGLTTGVLLPSAVPSILTGLRTAWSFAWRALVGGELLVSASASLGAQLEIGRNTANMALVIATILIIGTIGGLFDALLRALEARVRRDYGLEVPQ